A DNA window from Luteibaculum oceani contains the following coding sequences:
- the rpmI gene encoding 50S ribosomal protein L35: MPKMKTNSSAKKRFSFTGSGKLKRKHAFKSHILTKKETKQKRHLTATGLVHKADETNVKLMLRVK; this comes from the coding sequence ATGCCAAAAATGAAAACCAACTCTAGTGCCAAGAAGCGTTTTAGCTTCACAGGTTCTGGAAAACTAAAAAGAAAGCACGCTTTCAAAAGCCACATCCTAACCAAAAAAGAAACTAAGCAAAAACGTCACTTAACTGCGACTGGTTTAGTTCATAAGGCGGATGAAACTAACGTTAAATTAATGCTTAGAGTTAAGTAA
- the thrS gene encoding threonine--tRNA ligase, which yields MIKVTLPDGSVREYESGVTGLDVAKSISEGLARNVLAAEINGEVWDATRPITEDVDLKLLTWKDDGGKYAFWHSSAHLMAEAIQFYFPDVKFAIGPPIENGFYYDIDLGEYKLSEKDLEKIEQKMLELAKQANAFIRKEVPKAEAIEYFKKEGDPYKLELIEDLEDGTITFYEQGNFTDLCRGPHIPGTQHIKAVKLLNIAGAYWRGDEKNKQLTRVYGVTFPKKSELKEHLHLLEEAKKRDHRKLGKELDLFTFSEKVGQGLPLWLPKGAELRDRLTDFMKNAQRKTGYQGVITPHIGHKDLYVCSGHYEKYGADSFQPINTPNEGEEFLLKPMNCPHHCEIFASRPRSYKDLPLRLAEFGTVYRYEQSGELHGLTRVRGFTQDDAHIFCTQDQVKDEFKKVIDLVMHVFKSLGFEDYTAQISLRHQTDREKYIGSEENWEKAEQAIIESAQEKGLNTVVEYDEAAFYGPKLDFMVKDALGRKWQLGTIQVDYSLPERFELEYVGSDNQKHRPVMIHRAPFGSLERFVAILIEHTEGKFPLWLAPEQAIILPISEKVNAYAEEVSLLLNNSEIRAQIDLRNEKIGKKIRDAEISRIPFMIIVGEKEAENRVISVRQKGEGDLGTMKVEDFVAKIEAEVKEITSYKA from the coding sequence ATGATTAAGGTTACCCTACCAGATGGTTCGGTTAGAGAATACGAAAGTGGCGTTACTGGATTAGACGTTGCTAAATCTATCAGTGAAGGACTGGCACGCAATGTATTAGCTGCTGAAATTAACGGTGAAGTTTGGGATGCAACCCGCCCAATAACCGAAGATGTAGACTTAAAACTACTCACTTGGAAGGATGATGGAGGGAAATATGCGTTTTGGCATTCCTCAGCCCACCTTATGGCCGAGGCTATTCAATTTTACTTTCCAGACGTGAAATTTGCTATCGGACCTCCTATTGAAAATGGATTTTATTACGATATAGACCTTGGTGAATACAAACTTTCTGAAAAAGATCTGGAGAAAATAGAACAGAAAATGTTGGAATTGGCTAAACAAGCCAATGCATTCATCAGAAAGGAAGTTCCAAAAGCTGAGGCCATTGAATACTTTAAAAAAGAAGGGGATCCGTATAAGTTAGAGTTAATCGAAGACCTCGAAGACGGAACCATTACCTTCTACGAACAAGGAAACTTTACTGACCTTTGTCGTGGACCTCATATTCCTGGAACACAACATATTAAAGCAGTAAAACTTCTTAATATCGCCGGCGCATACTGGCGTGGAGACGAAAAAAATAAGCAGCTAACTCGTGTATACGGAGTTACCTTCCCTAAAAAGAGTGAATTAAAAGAACATTTACACTTACTAGAAGAGGCTAAAAAGCGCGACCACAGAAAATTAGGGAAAGAATTAGACCTATTTACCTTTTCTGAAAAGGTTGGACAGGGTTTACCACTTTGGTTACCAAAAGGAGCTGAGCTAAGAGATCGATTAACTGATTTCATGAAAAATGCCCAGCGCAAAACGGGTTACCAGGGTGTTATTACCCCGCATATTGGTCATAAGGACCTTTACGTTTGTTCGGGACACTACGAAAAGTATGGTGCAGATTCTTTCCAACCTATCAACACTCCAAACGAAGGGGAAGAGTTCTTGTTAAAACCAATGAACTGCCCTCACCACTGCGAAATATTTGCCAGCAGACCGAGGTCGTACAAAGATTTGCCATTAAGACTTGCCGAGTTTGGAACGGTTTATCGTTACGAACAAAGTGGAGAGCTCCACGGATTAACCCGAGTTAGAGGATTTACCCAAGACGATGCCCATATTTTCTGTACACAAGATCAGGTAAAAGACGAGTTTAAGAAGGTGATTGACCTTGTAATGCACGTATTTAAAAGCCTTGGTTTCGAAGACTATACGGCTCAAATATCCTTAAGACACCAAACCGACAGAGAAAAGTACATTGGATCTGAAGAGAATTGGGAAAAAGCAGAGCAGGCAATTATAGAATCGGCTCAGGAAAAAGGATTAAACACCGTTGTAGAATACGATGAGGCGGCTTTCTACGGACCTAAACTAGACTTTATGGTTAAGGATGCGTTAGGAAGAAAGTGGCAATTGGGAACTATTCAGGTGGATTATAGCTTACCAGAGCGATTTGAATTGGAGTATGTTGGAAGCGACAACCAAAAGCACCGCCCGGTAATGATTCACCGTGCACCTTTTGGATCCTTAGAAAGATTTGTTGCGATTTTAATTGAGCATACGGAGGGGAAATTCCCATTATGGTTGGCTCCAGAACAGGCAATTATCCTTCCAATTAGCGAAAAAGTGAACGCTTACGCCGAGGAAGTTTCATTATTGTTAAATAATTCCGAAATTCGCGCCCAAATAGATTTACGCAACGAGAAGATTGGTAAGAAAATTAGGGATGCAGAAATCAGTCGTATTCCTTTTATGATTATCGTTGGGGAAAAAGAAGCAGAAAACCGTGTAATTTCGGTGCGCCAAAAAGGCGAAGGCGACTTAGGAACCATGAAAGTTGAAGACTTTGTTGCAAAAATTGAAGCAGAAGTAAAAGAAATAACGAGTTATAAAGCATAG
- the accC gene encoding acetyl-CoA carboxylase biotin carboxylase subunit → MKKILVANRGEIALRVMRSAKDMDIKTVAVFSDADRNAPFVRFADEAYHIGPSPSKHSYLNIDKIIEVAQKAGVDGIHPGYGFLSENAVFADKVAEAGITFIGPKSKSMEVMGSKLAAKDAVKNYNIPLVPGSDGAISDVDKAIEIAKEIGFPILVKASAGGGGKGMRIVESVDEVKSGMERAISEAESAFGDGAVFIEKFVGSPRHIEIQVLADTHGNCVYLFERECSVQRRHQKVIEEAPSAVLTPELRKQMGEAAVKVAKACDYIGAGTVEFLVDEKLNFYFLEMNTRLQVEHPVTEMITGVDLVQEQIKVARGEKLSFSQEDLSIQGHSIEVRVYAEDPANNFLPDIGKLETYRIPKGPGIRVDDGFEEGMEIPIHYDPMIAKLIVHANTRDEAIARMLRAIEAYRITGIETTLPFCSFTLKHEAFRSGNFDTNFVKHHFTPDVLKANNEDEMAVASMLAPIIFEDQKTKVKEGAHLAKGEGVSTWKLKR, encoded by the coding sequence ATGAAAAAAATACTTGTTGCAAATAGAGGAGAAATAGCACTAAGAGTTATGCGTAGTGCAAAGGATATGGATATTAAAACGGTAGCTGTATTTTCTGATGCAGATAGAAATGCCCCTTTTGTGCGTTTTGCCGATGAGGCCTACCATATTGGTCCTAGTCCCTCGAAACATTCGTACTTAAACATAGATAAGATTATAGAGGTAGCTCAAAAAGCTGGTGTTGACGGAATTCACCCAGGCTATGGTTTCCTTTCTGAGAATGCTGTTTTCGCTGATAAAGTAGCCGAAGCTGGAATTACTTTCATTGGACCTAAATCCAAGTCTATGGAAGTAATGGGAAGTAAATTAGCTGCAAAAGATGCCGTAAAGAATTACAATATCCCATTAGTTCCCGGTTCGGACGGTGCCATTTCTGACGTGGATAAGGCAATAGAAATTGCCAAGGAAATTGGATTTCCCATTTTAGTTAAAGCCTCTGCCGGTGGGGGGGGAAAAGGAATGCGTATTGTTGAGTCCGTTGATGAGGTGAAGAGCGGAATGGAACGCGCAATTAGTGAGGCTGAGTCTGCCTTTGGTGACGGAGCAGTCTTTATTGAGAAATTCGTGGGTAGTCCACGCCACATCGAAATTCAGGTGCTGGCCGACACGCACGGAAATTGTGTGTACTTATTTGAGCGCGAATGTTCGGTTCAAAGAAGACACCAAAAAGTTATAGAAGAAGCACCCAGTGCAGTGTTGACCCCAGAATTAAGAAAGCAAATGGGTGAGGCTGCAGTAAAAGTGGCTAAAGCTTGTGACTATATTGGAGCGGGAACGGTAGAGTTCTTGGTAGATGAAAAACTGAATTTCTATTTCCTAGAAATGAACACCCGTCTGCAGGTTGAGCACCCAGTTACAGAGATGATTACTGGGGTAGACTTGGTTCAAGAGCAAATTAAGGTGGCAAGAGGCGAGAAATTGTCTTTTTCTCAGGAAGACCTAAGTATTCAAGGTCATTCGATCGAGGTTCGTGTTTATGCCGAAGATCCAGCCAATAATTTCCTTCCAGATATAGGTAAGTTAGAAACCTACAGAATACCGAAAGGACCTGGAATTCGTGTAGATGATGGTTTTGAGGAAGGAATGGAAATTCCTATTCACTACGATCCAATGATAGCCAAGTTAATTGTGCATGCAAACACAAGAGACGAAGCCATTGCGAGAATGTTAAGAGCTATTGAAGCCTACAGAATTACCGGTATTGAAACTACTTTACCTTTCTGCTCTTTCACCTTAAAGCACGAAGCATTTAGGAGTGGAAATTTCGATACCAACTTTGTAAAGCATCATTTTACACCAGACGTGCTTAAAGCAAACAACGAAGATGAAATGGCCGTTGCGTCCATGTTGGCACCAATCATTTTCGAGGATCAAAAAACCAAAGTAAAAGAAGGAGCCCACCTTGCAAAAGGAGAGGGAGTAAGTACTTGGAAATTAAAGCGTTAA
- the infC gene encoding translation initiation factor IF-3 encodes MRPRRKPFTPQKKSNPHRINEDIRVPKVRLVGDNVEVGVYSAEEARKIAEGLELDLVEISPNADPPVCKAIDYKKFLYEQKRKQKELKQKQTKVTVKEIRFGPNTDDHDFNFKLNHARKFLEEGSKVKAYVFFKGRTIVFKERGEILLLKFAQALEEVATVESMPKLEGKRMIMMFTPKTKK; translated from the coding sequence TTGAGGCCAAGAAGAAAACCATTTACTCCCCAGAAAAAGAGTAATCCACACAGAATTAACGAAGACATTCGCGTACCTAAAGTTAGACTTGTAGGAGATAACGTAGAAGTAGGTGTATACTCAGCTGAGGAGGCCAGAAAAATTGCTGAAGGACTAGAACTAGACCTTGTAGAGATCTCTCCTAATGCCGATCCGCCGGTATGTAAAGCGATAGATTACAAGAAGTTCTTGTACGAACAAAAGCGTAAGCAAAAAGAGCTTAAGCAAAAGCAAACTAAAGTTACTGTTAAGGAAATTAGATTCGGACCTAACACCGATGACCACGATTTTAACTTTAAGCTTAATCACGCTAGAAAGTTCTTGGAGGAAGGTTCTAAAGTAAAAGCATACGTATTCTTTAAAGGTAGAACCATTGTTTTTAAGGAACGTGGAGAAATTTTGCTTTTAAAGTTTGCCCAAGCATTAGAAGAAGTAGCAACGGTAGAAAGTATGCCGAAGCTTGAAGGTAAGCGGATGATAATGATGTTTACCCCAAAGACTAAGAAATAA
- the rplT gene encoding 50S ribosomal protein L20, producing the protein MPRSVNHVASKARRKKILKQAKGFFGRRKNVWTVSKNAVEKSMLYAYTGRKQKKRNFRSLWIQRINAGAREHGLSYSQFMGLCKKQGIDLNRKVLADLAMNHPEAFKAIVEKAKA; encoded by the coding sequence ATGCCAAGATCAGTAAATCACGTAGCGTCGAAGGCGCGCAGAAAAAAAATCTTAAAGCAGGCTAAAGGATTCTTCGGAAGAAGAAAAAACGTTTGGACTGTATCTAAGAACGCCGTTGAAAAGAGTATGTTATATGCATACACTGGGCGTAAACAAAAGAAAAGAAACTTCAGAAGCTTATGGATTCAGCGTATTAACGCTGGAGCTCGTGAGCACGGATTATCTTATTCACAATTTATGGGGCTTTGCAAAAAGCAGGGTATCGATTTAAACCGTAAAGTTCTTGCTGATCTAGCAATGAACCACCCAGAAGCTTTTAAAGCAATTGTTGAAAAAGCAAAAGCCTAA